In Nocardia sp. NBC_01327, the genomic stretch CCCAGCGCATCGCCGAGGTGGTGCGCGGCGTCGCGCGGGAGCTCGACCACTAGGTCGAAGACCGCAGACCGCTCGGTCGCAGACCGAAAAGCCAACGGGCCCCGATGAGCTGATGCTCACGGGGCCCGCCGCATGTCAGAAGTGTGTGGGCGGCACCGCTTTTCAGGCGGCGGTGTGGATCGCCCAGCGCGCGGAGGTGACGTAGCCCTCCTGGCCGTTCTCGTCCCGGGCCGGAATGGGCAGCTGCAGTTCGATTCCCGTCAATTGCAGGCGCGGGTCCGTCGGCGTCGGCACGGTGATGGCGCGGGCATCCTGCGGGAAGTCGCGGTGCGTGGCCAGGCGCTGGGCGTCCTGTCCGCCGGGCAGCTGGTACACCAGCACCATCTGCCAGGGCGCGTCCGCGATCTCCTTGGGCAGCGACAACTGCAGCGGATAACCGGCCGGCACAGTCAGTTCCGCGATGTGCTGGCTGTTATCGCAATTGCGCAGATCGAGCTTGTTGTCCTCGATATGGACGTCGCAGTACAGGTACGGCGTCACGCTCACCGATTTGCCGTGCGCATAGGCGGTGATCTGCGGCTGCGGTTTGTCGGCATTGTGCGCCAGCACCACGATGACGGCGATATAGGCCACCCCCACCGCGAGCAGGGTCGCTGCCAGCAGAGCGACGATCGTGCGGGTGCTGGGTTTGCTCACCGTTGGTTTCCTGTCCTCACGGGGTGGGCTCCGCGGTGCCGTGAGCACCGGGAATCTCCTGCTGCGCGTGCTGCGGTCGGTTGCCGCCCAAACCGGGCAGCAGCGAATGACCACGGTAGCTGACCACCGTCTGGACCAGTCCCAGCGCCATGACCGCCGTGACCGCGGCGAAACCGATCCACCAGTCGGTCGGCAGCAGGACGCCCATCGAGCCGCCGATCACCCAGGACAGCTGCAGCACCGTTTCGGAGCGGCCGAAGCCCGAGGCGATGGATTCGGCGGGCAGGTCGTCCTGGATGGAGGCGTCCAGCGACACCTTCGCCAATGCGCTTGCGCCCGAGGCCACCACGGTCGCTATGGCCGCGCCCATGAGGCTGTCCAGGAACGTCGCCATCGCACACGCGGCGACGCAGGCGAGGGTGCAGATCAGGACGAGCTGGGTCGGGCGGCCCAGTTTCATGCGGGCGCCCGTGGCATTGCCCGCGAAGTTGCCGATGGCCGCGCACGCGCCGACCACGCCGAGCATGGCGGCCTGCTGCACCGGCCGATGCTCGGTCGCCTTGGCCACGAAAGCCACGTAGAAGGTGAGGAATCCGGTCAGCACCCGGACCGTGCCATTGCCCCACAGGCCCGTGACCACGGCGCGGCCCAGCGGCTGGCGGCGGCGGCTGGGCTGCACGTGTGCGGCCTTGTTCGGGTCGAGTACCTCGGTATGCGAATCGTCGCCGTGATAGGTGAGGGTTGCCGGAACTTCGCCCTCGGTGACCTCCACCCAGGACGGAATCTTCAGGCTCAGATAGCAACCCGCGCCGGCCAGGATCGCGGCGAAGGTCAGCGCGCCCGCCGAATGCGCCACCGAGGCGATCAGACCGGCGACACCACCCGCGCCCAGCGTTCCACCCACCAGGCCGAACACGGTGAGCCGGGAGTTGGTGCGCACCAGGTCGATTCCCGGCGGCAGCACGCGCGGGGTCACCGCGCTCTTCAGCACCGAGAACGACTTGCTCAGAATCATCATGCACAACGCGAGTGGGTACAGCGCCCAGTTGTTCACGTTGAAGATCAACAGGATGGCCACCAGCACACGCACAGCGAATGAACCCGCCAGTGCGAGCCGGCGTCCCCGCTGCAATCGGTCCAGCGCCGGGCCGATCAGCGGTGCGATCACCGCGAACGGGGCAATCGTGATCAGCAGATAGAGCGCGACCTTGGTCTTGGACTCCGCGGTCGCGCTGGCGAAGAACAGCGTGTTCGCCAGCGCCACCGCGACCGCGGCATCCGTCGCGAAATTGGCCATGGTGGCGTAAACCAGTGCGGTCAGGCCGGATTCCTCCGCGCCGTCGGCCTTGGCCGCGCGCTGGAAGGTCGCGAAACCGCGTTCGGTGAGCTCCCGGCTGCGCCGCACCGCCACCCGGGTGACGGTCAGCTTCTTCGGTGGTTTGTGCAGGCCCGGAGTCGATACGTCCTCCTGCTCCGCACCTAGGTCATGCGAATGTGTCAGCGGGCGAGTCGTTTCCGGATTGCCGGTATGCGATGGTGCGTCGTGCTGCGGATCGGACGGCTCGGGTCGCGGGGCGCCGGAGCGCGCGGGCGGCGGGGTGCCGTGGCGGGCGCGCGGTGCGGCGCCGGACGGTGCGGGCGGCGGTGTGTCGTACCGCGCGGTAGGCGGGGCCGGGCGCGAGCCGGCGGCCTCCGGTGGGGGCGGGCCCCGGAATTCGGTCGTCGGTGCGCTCTGCGGCCCGGAGAGGTGATCCGAGGACACCGCTCGAGTGGGCGGAGCCTCCGGGCGGGCCGGTGGCGGCGCCTCCGGACGGCGTCGCCGGGACCAGCGCGAAGTGCGGCGCGGCTCTTGCCCTTCCGCGGCGTACGGCGGGTCCACAGGATGCGCGGGCTGATGCCCGGCCAAGAAGTCCGGAACCTCCGGCTCGTCCCCCCGTGCCGCGTGCGACGGGGTGTTCGCCGGCGGATACCGGTCGAATCCCGGATGTCGTTCGATGAGCGGAGACTCCTCGTCCCACCACCGACCGGAGTCGGCGCCTGAGTCCCGGGGAGTTGTCACGCCCCAATTCTTGCAGTGTCGGAGAACGCAGGCTTCACTACCGCAGGTGTGCGGCGCCACATTGTGCGCTGCACCTGGGGATGAGGGCCGCCTCACGCGCAGGATTTCCGGCGCGGCAGCTGCTCAGGCCGGGACGAAACGGACCTCGAAGGTGTACGGCCATTTCTTGCCGGTGAGCAGGAAGCGGTCGGTGCCGGGGAGGTGGGTGATGCCGTTGAGGACATCGGTGTCGGGGGTGCGGGAACCCTTGGGGAGGAGGCCGGAAGCATCGATGACGCCCAGTACAGCGCCGGTTTCGGGGTTGATGTGCAGGATGGTGTCGGTCGGCCAGGCATTGGCGTAGACGGAACCGTCGGGGGCGCAATCGAGTTCGTTGAGGCGGGTACCGGTGCGGCTGGTGAGGCTGATCGTCCCGGTGGGGGCGAAGGTCTGCGGGTCGCGGAAGGTGAGGGTGCTCGAACCATTGCTCATGAGAATGCGGTTCTGGCGGGTGCACAGGCCCCAGCCCTCGCCCTCGAAACCGGTGCGGCGCAGCTCGGTCAGGGTTTCCGGATCGCGGGCGATGGCGATGTGGTCCTGATAGGTGATCTGCCAGAGCACGTTTCCGGCGCGGGTGATGCCCTCGCCGAACAGCGGGGCCGGCAGGTCGGCGCGGGCCAGCTCGGCGCCGTCGGAGAGCTTGCTCGCGCGGACGAAGGACTGTCCGGAAAGTCCGGTGCTCTCGTAGAGCGTGTCGCCGTCCGCCTCCAGGCCCTCGGTGAAGGCGGCGGTGTCGTGCGCACGCGTCGCGACGACTTCGACACGCAGTTGCGGCGTGTCGTCCGGGCTGCTGCAGGCGGACATTGCGGCGGCCAGGCACACGACGGTGGACAGTGCAAGGGGGACGGCCGCTACCGGTGCACGGCGTTTGCGCTCCATACGGCAAAATGTAGGGCGTGAGCGCGGTTGGAGTTTCGGAGTCCGTTGTACGGCCGATCCTGGCGGAGGCGGTCGACCTGGCTCGCCGTGCGCTCTTGGAGTTGGAGCCGTTCGGCGTCGGCATGCATCTGGGCGTGACCACCGAGGACGATTCGGCGGCCACCCATCACTTCGAGGCCACCCTGCCGGGCTATCGGGGCTGGCAGTGGGCGGTGGTCGTCGCCGCCCCACCCGAGGCCACCAGGGTCACGGTGAGCGAATCGGCGCTGCTACCCGGTCCGGACGCGCTCGTCGCGCCCGACTTCCTGCCGTGGGATCAGCGCATTCGCCCCGGCGATCTGGGACCCGGCGATCTGCTGGCCCCGCTGCAGGACGATCCGCGCCTGGTGCCCGGTTATCTGATCACCGGCGATCCGGTCGTCGACGAGGTCGCCCTCGAACTCGGTCTCGGCCGCAGCCGGGTGCTGAGCCGCGAAGGCCGCGAGGATGCGGCCGACCGCTGGTTCTCCGAATTCGGGCCCGATACCGATATGGCCCGGGCGGCGCCCGCCGCCTGCGGTGTCTGTGGGTTCTTCGTGCCGCTGGCCGGCGCGCTGCGCGCCGGATTCGGCGTCTGCGCCAATGCCATGGGCGCGGACGGCCATGTGGTGCACCGCGACTACGGTTGCGGTGCGCATTCGGACACCGAACTCCCCACGGGCGCCGGATCCCCGGCCTTCGAAGCCTATGACGATGCCGCCTTCGATATCGTCCCCGAATCGGAATTCCGCACCCGCGAGCAGCTCGCGGCGATCGAAAACGCTTCCCGCGAAACCGAATCCGCAGCCGAGAACAATGAAACGTCCACGGTCGACGCCAATGTCGAGCTCGTGGCTGATGCGGAAGTCGAGCTCGTGACTGATGTGAACGACGAATCCACCCTCGACGCCAATGGTGAGCCGGTGTCCGAGGTGGGCATCGAGCCCGCGACGGCGGTGAGCATTCCGCCCGGGACCGAGGCGGTCGAGGAGTACGCCGCCGAGGTGAGCATCGAACCGGCGGCCGATCCGAGCGATACGCCCGGCGGTGTCGGAACGGCATTGAATGATTGTGACGCTGAGGATGATTCGGCCGGTTACGAGGGCGATGCGGCCGATATCGCCGATGCCGCGGCCGCCGATGTCGTCGCGGACTCCGTCTCCGTCGCCGGTGATGTGAACGCCGACGCGGTACCGGTGGAGTCCGCCGATGCGGCCGATGGTCCCTTCACCCTCTTCGAGGTGGCCGATCCCGATGCGGAGGTCGACGACGCCTGGGGTGTCAGCGCGGTCCGCGTCGACTCCGAATCCGGTGCGGCACAGCCGGGCGACGCCGGAGCGCCGGAGTCCCACTGAGCCTCGCGGCTCGGACGCGGACATCATGATCGGGGAGGGCCGCCCGCCCGGAGGCTGTCGTGCGGCCCTACTGTGTGCTGTTCGCATGCGCTATACGGACGACGGTGCACGTCGTGCCGGTGTTGATGAGTGGAAGGGGTGCGTGGGTTGAACGGCGTTCTGGGAGTGGGGGATCCGTTCGATACCGCGGCGCTGCGGGCGGGGGTGATCGCGGCGTGGCAAGGCTCGCCCACCCGGTTGCGGGAGGATGCGGCCACCGAGGCTGATCTGGTGCGGTCGGGATATCGCGACCGGCTGCTGACGGAACTGGCGCAGAATGCGGCCGATGCCGCCGCCAAGGCCGGGGTGGCCGGGCGGATCGCGGTGTGGCTGGAGGGGCGGGCGCTGCACGTCGCGAATACCGGTGTGGAGCTGGATGTTTCAGGTGTGCACGCGCTGACGGCGCTGCGTGCCTCCGCGAAGGGCAGCGCCGACGCCTCGGTGGGGCGGTTCGGCGTGGGGTTCACGGCGGTGCTGGCGGTGGCGGATGAGATCGAATTCCGTTCCCGCAGTGGATCGGTGCGATTCTCACGGGCCGGGACGCAGGCGCTGCTCCGAACGGAGGGGATCGCGATCCCCGATGTCGAAGGCGGATTCGCGCCCCCGGCGCTGCGGCTCGCATGGCCGATCGAGGAGCGACCGGCCGCCGAATTCGACAGCGAGGTCGTGCTCACGCTGCGCGCGGATATCGACACCGTCGAATTGCTCACGGCCATGCGGGCGGAGGCGGTGGATCTGCTGCTGGAACTGCCCGCGCTGCGGCATATTCGAATCGGCGACCACGAGATCGCCAGTGCGGTAACCGAACTCGAGCACGGTATTCAGGAAGTACGCGTCACCGGCCCCGACGACGAGGATCGCCGCTGGTGGCAGTACCGGACCGCGCAGGCGCGCTGGCTGCTGCCGCTGCGGGACGGCCGCCCGGTCGTGACGACCCCCGACGTGCTGCGCGCACCCACCCGGTCGGACGAGGAGCTGTCGCTGCCGGCGCTGCTCATCGCCGATATCGCCATGCAGCCGGACCGCCGCCGCCTGCTGCCCGGCGCGCGTATCGCCGACTTGGCCGCCGGCTACGCGGATTTCGCCCGCGCCCTGCCGCCGATCGACCGCTTGGTGCTGGTGCCCGCCCCGGCCTTCGCCCGCAGCGAGGCCGACAGCCTGCTGCGCGAGGCCCTGGTCGCCGAACTCCGCGAACACCCCTGGCTCCCGGTCCTGAGCACCTCGGATGACGCCCCGGCCGTCGACCCCGTCCTCGCCGCCGATCTGGCGCTCGCATCGGATCCCGCGCACGAGTCGGACCCGGCGCATGTGCCCGGCGGCGCCGCCGAATCCGCGTTCGATACCGCTCGCCCGAGTGGTTCGGACGATCTGCTCGACGACGACCTGCTGTTCGGTGCGGCGCGCAATGGGACCGGATCGGCGGTGCGGACCGCCTTTTCGATCGAGCGGCCCAGCCGGGCGAGTGTGTTCACCGGCGTCACAACGGAATTGGCGGCACTGCTCACCGAAATCGTGGGACCGCTGGTGATTCCGGAGCTGTCCGGGCGCGCGGGTTCCGATGCCCTGGCGGCGCTGGATGTGCATCGGCTCGGGCTGGCCCGGATAGCGGAGCTGTCGAGCAGTCTGGAACGCGCACCGCAGTGGTGGTATTCGCTGTACGACGCATTGGAGCCGTTTGTCCTGGATCCGCTGTCGGTGGAGGAGCTCGGCGCCCTCGCGGTGCCGCTGGCCGACGGCCGGGTGGTGACCGGTCCGCGCACGGTGGTGCTGGACGATCAGCTGCGCTCGCCGATTCCGGTGCACTGGGCACGGCTGGCGCATCCGGAGGCCGCGCACGAGCTGCTGGGTCGGCTGGGAGCGCGCGCTGCCACGCCGGAGGACCTGCTGAACGATCCTGCGCTGCAGGCACAGCTGGAGGACGATCCGAGCGATCCCGATACCGTCGAGGCGGTGCTGGGGCTGGCCGCGCACGCGGTGTCCGTGCCCGGCGCGCTGCCGTCCTGGCTCGGATCGCTCGAATTGCCGGACAGCACGGGCGAATGGCAGCCCGCCGACGAGCTGTTGCTTCCGGACGCACCGCTGGGCCGGATATTGGACGCGGAATCACCGCTCGGCACCGTCGCCGCGGAGACGCTCGAGCAATACGGCCCGGAAGCCTTGCGCGCCATCGGTGTCGGCTGGAGTTTCACCGTGGTCACCGAATCGGATCCGACGGGCCCGGACCATCATCTCGACGACGAGGAATCCTGGTGGGACCGCCTCGCCGACGATCCGCGCGAGCTACGCGCCGTCCGCGATCTCGACCTGGTCGACGACGACAAGTGGCCGGAAGCCTTGCAGCTCTTGCTGTCCGACGAGAACACCCGCCCGCTGCTCGGCGACCGCGACGGTTACACCGCGTGGTGGTTGCGCCGGCACGCGCATATCGACGGCATCGCGCTCGGCCGGATGCGGCATCCCGACGATACGACCTTCGACGGTCTGCTCCCGGTGATTCCCGGCTTCGGCGCCCACGATCTGCGGGTGCTGCGGGCCGTGCTGGCCGATCCGGAGGTGATGTCCGCCGAGCTGGCCGAAGAACTCATGGACGCACTCGCCGATCCGACGAGAATCCCTGTCCCCGAGGCGATTTCGCAAACGCACCGGCGTCTCGCCGAAGGCCTCGCCGACGGCATCCTGGACGTCTCGGATCTGGACGCACCCGATAGGGTCCGCGCCCTGACCGGTGCGGTCATCGACGCCGCCGACGCCCTGGTCCTGGACCAGGCCTGGTTCGGCCCCGCCCTGCCCGCCGACCGCCTGATAGTCGGCGATATCGACACCGCCCCTTCCCTCGCGGCCCTGCTCGACCTGCCCTTGGCCTCGCAGGCGGTCACCGCCGAGGTGCTCGGCGACGGCCGCCGCACGACCTGGTCCGCCGATCCGCTCGGCGTCCTGCTCCGCCTGCAATTCGGATTCTCGGCGCGTACAGGCGAACTCGTCATCCACGACGAGCTCCGAGTCCGCCTTACGGGCGCGGTCGACGCCACCGTCGCAGTCGCCTGGTGGCAGGACGGCGACGTCACCCACATCCAGGCGCCCCCACACATCGCGGCACCGCACAACTGACCCGTCGTCCCGGCACTGCCACGGGTGGTCTGTGTTGCCGGGATTGCGGGTGGTCTGCCACGCGGGGAGCGCACCGAAATGTGTTCGGCGCGAGCATCCCTCGGGATGCTCGCGCCGAACGTGTTGGTATTGCGGGGAATTGCCGCCGGGTGGATCAGCTGGCGTAGGAGCACACCATGGTGGCGAGAACATCCAATTGCTCACGGACGGCGGCACTGTCGTTGTCGACGAGCCAGCGGAGCACGACGCCGTCGATGGTGGCGAGAATGAAGCGGCTGAGCGTGCCGACGGGGATGGACCACTGCGTCGACGTGGCTTCACGCGCATGCTCGACGATGTCGGCAAGGGTGGAGTCGTTGAACATGTACTGCTCGCGAGCAATCGCGAGTTTTGCCGGAGTTACTTCGCCTTCGCGTAGTGCGTAGGTGGTTGTTTCGTAGGTGAGTAGTTGGCGTTCGGGAGTGGCTTCGACATTGAGCCACATGAGTTCGAGTGCCGCGCGCACCAATCTTTGAAGTGCTTCTTTTCCAGTTCCGACGTCTTGCCATACTGCTTCGTTGGCGTCGACGGAATCTCGCAATTCCATCGAAAGCGCCTTGACCAGCTCTGTCATCAGCTGGTCCTTGTTTTCGAAACAGTAATGCACCACACCGAGCGAAACACCGGCTGCCTGAGCAACATCGCGCGTGGTAACTCCTGCCACGCCCTTTTTTTCGGCAAGGCCGATGGCCGCCTCGATAAGGTGGGCCCGTCGTTCTTCGACGCTCAATCGGGAGGACACTCCAGGGAGTTAAGCGTCCGCAACGCGTGCAGTCAATTCGCACGGTCGGAAATTTTCTGCTGGACGCTCGTCCGGGGGTTAGTCCAGCCCGAGTTGTGCGCCTTTGTCGCCGCGACGGGCGCCGCGGCGCTGGATTGCGAAGAGGGTGTAGCCGAGCAATCCGACACCCAGACCCATCAGACAAACCGGACGGGAGGTAGCCCAGCTGTCGTTCAGCCAGACGGCGATGGTGGCGATCAGGAAGCCGATGCTGCCGATGGCCAGCACCGGACGCGGATCGGTGAAGCGCGGGGGAATTTCCGGCACGGGCTGGGTCACGTCTCCAGAGTAGAAGGTGGCGGGCTCGGACGGGGGACAGGGCGCGCACCGGTGGGTTCGCCCCTGGTGGCGGGGGTCTGAACTGAACCGCCGTCCCCGGCGCGAGGTGTCACGTATCGTTTGCCTCTGTGACAACGCCTTCCGATATTCGAGCGCTCGCCGGTGAACTGTCGCTGGCGGTGGTGCGCTTGACGCGACATCTGCGAGGTAGGCGCGCCGATGCCCAGATTTCGCTGACTCAGCTCTCCGCCCTCGCGACCCTCAATCGCGACGGCGCCATGACCCCCGGCACGCTGGCCGCGAAGGAGCGGGTGCAACCGCCGTCCATGACCCGGGTGATCGCCTCCCTGTCGGAAATGGCTCTGGTGGTGCGCAATCCGCACCCCACCGACGGCCGCCAGATCATCGTCTCGCTCTCGGAGTCCGGTCGCGCCCTCGTCGCCGACGAGAATCACGCGCGCGAAGCCTGGATGACCGAACAGCTGTCGAGCCTGACCCCCGATCAGCTGTCGGTGCTCGGCCAGGCCGTCGCCATCATGAAGCAGATCGTCGACGAATCCGAGTAGCACGGACCGGCTCTCGCGGCCGCATCAGTTCGGCGAGCGGCCGTACAGCGCGTATTCGTCCGCCAGCTCCGCCCGCAGCAGCGGTGTCAGGCGTTGGTACTGCGGCGTTTTCCCCGCACCGAGGTAGATCGGGTCCTCCGCCAGCCAGGACTCGCGGCGCAGTGCGGGCTTGTCGATCTTCCGGGTGGCGGTGACCGGCAGTGCGGCGGTGATCCGCACGAACCGCGGCGCCCACTTGGTGCCGAGATCGCTTTGCCGGGCCAGGAATCGGCCGAACTCGGCCGGATCGAACTCCACCCCCGCATCGAGTTCGAGGGTGGCCATCACCTGGTCACCGGTGCGCGGGTCCGGTACCGGGTAGACCGCCGCCAGTTTCACGCCCGGGAACCGCGCCAGAATCCGCTCCACCGGTGCGGAGGAGAAGTTCTCGCTGTCCACCCGGATGCGATCGCTGGAACGCCCTGCGAAGTAGAAGAATCCGGCCCCGTCCTGATAGCCGAGATCGCCGGTGCGGAAGATCGCGCCGTCGACGCGCTCCGCACCGGCCTGCTCATTGCGGTAGTAACCCTCGAACATGGCCGCGCCCGTGGTGTTCACGATCTCGCCGATCGCCTCCGCGGCATTGACCAGCGCCCCATTATCATCGAAATACGCACGCGGGCACTGCTTTCCGTTCTCGTCGTGAATTTCGATATTCATGAACTCGGGCGCGCGGCCGAGCGAATTCGGCGGTGAGTCCGGCGACAGCCGAATCACCACCCCGCCCTCGCTCGACCCGTAGCTCTCCACCGGCCGCACCCCGAACCGGCGCGCGAACTCGTCCCGATCACGCGGCGCGGCCTCGGTCCCGAAGGCGATGCGCAGCTTGGTGTCTCGCTCCAGCGGCGATTCCGGCGCGGCCAGCAGATACGCCAGTGACCGGCCGACATAGTTGAAATAGGTGGCCCCGAACCGGCGGATATCGGGCAGGAACCCGGAGACCGAGAACCGGCGGCGCATGGTGAATGTGGCGCCGGTGAACACCGACGGCGCCCAGCACGCCATGATCGCGTTGCCGTGGAACAGCGGCATGGCGTTGTAGGTGACATCCTCGCGAGTCAGCGAACAGTGGTTCATGGCGCCGAGCGCCGCCAGCCGCCCGGTCGTGCAGATCACGGCCTTCGGTGCGCCGGTGGAACCGGAGGTGAAGGTCAGCAGCAGCCGGGTCGACCGCTCCCGCGCCTCGGGCGCGACCCGCACAGAATGGGTGGCTGCCGCGGAAAGGCGTTCGAGCCACTCGGGTTCGTCGACGGCCAGGATGCGGTCCGCGTCCACTCCGGTGTCCAGCTCGGCGAGCAGGTCGCGCTGCTGCGCATCGGTGAGGATGAGATCGCAGTCCACACCGCGAATATCCGCGGCCAGCTCGCCGCCGCGCCGGGTCGGATTGATGCCGATCAGCGTCGCACCCGACAGGGCGGCCGCACCGAGCAGGAAGATGTACTCGGGCACATTCTCGAGCAGCACCCCGAGGTGGAACGGGCGGTCCGGGCGGCGCAGCTCTCCGAGCGCCTCGGCCCGGGTGGCGCATTCCCGCACCACCTCGCCCCAGGTCCAGACGGAATCCTCGAACCGCAGCCCCGGATGCTCGTCGTGCTCGCGAAGCAGCAGCAGATCGGCGAAGGTCAGACCGCGTTCGGCGACCTCGGCGGGTGTGAGCCGCGGGATCTCGGGGCCGGACGCCCACAGCGGATTGTCGTGCCTGGGCAGCGGAGTGTCGTGCCTGGGCGAATTGTCGTGCATGACAACACTCTGCCCCGGACTCTGCCGCGCCGGAGCGGGTTCAGGCGCCGAAAGCCCGGTCACTGGGAACGATCTCGCGGCCGAGCGGCATCAGCGAGATCGGGATGAGCTTGAGGTTGGCCCAGGCGAACGGGATTCCGATAATGGTGATGGCCAGGGCAATGCTGGTGAACAGATGCCCGAGCGCCAGCCACCAGCCGGCGACGATGATCCAGATGACATTGCCGAGCATCGACGCCACCCCCGCACCCGGCTTCTCGACCGCCTCCCGCCCGAACGGGAAGAGTACGAACGAGGCGATGCGGAACGAGGCGATGCCCCACGGAATGGTCACGATCAGCACGCAGCAGATGAGCCCCGCGATCACATAACCCACGGCCATCCAGAATCCGACCAGCACGAGCCACAGGACGTTCAGAATCAACTGGATCGGTTTCACCCTTCCAGCATGCCAGCGCCGCGGGGGTGTCCACCACGGGGAGAACCCTGACTTATGGGTGGGGGTACCGCTCAGGGTGTGCGGGATTCGCAGCGCGGGGCCCGAGTCCTCCGCTACCTGAATTCATTATTGCTAATATTCCGCTAATGATCTCGAGTGCCTCACGGTGGCTCGAGATCGCCTATTAATCGCTCTCGGAGTTGAAGATTCAAGTCTTGATAGCAATCTGAGGCCTGTGCATCGAACGCCCACCTGGGCAATAGCACACCATTAGCAAACTATTGTGCCGGTAGGCGGCACCCATGGTGCCGCCCAGCCGGGTCGTGCGCGTTACTCGGTGCTCAGAAGAACCAGCCGAGTTCCGGATCGCGTTCGGCGGTGAAGGCTGTGTCGAATGCCCGCAGCACGCCCGCGTCCTTGGCCTGGATTCGGTTGGCGGCGGCGAAGACTCGGGCCCGGTGCGCGCCGAAGTACAGGCTGCCGAGTACGTCGATGCCGAGTTCCAGTTCGGCCGGACGGCTGGTGGGCGTGCACTCGGCGACCCCGTCGCGCACCCGCAGGGCGAAGGTGCCGCCGGCATTGCGGAACGGATCCTGCACTGTCAGTACGGTATCGAGGTCCTGCTGGTAGGTGCGGGCGGACAGCGCCGCCGGTACATCCATGACCCGGGCCCACAGTCCGTCGTAGCGGGCCGTGGTGCGGACCAGCCGCGGATTGGTCACCAGCAGGGGGAGTGGGTCGTCGTCGGTGAGTGACGCCTCCACCTTCTTCAACAGGTCCAGGCTCAGCAGGACCCGCCACAGTGCGGCATGCGCCTCGGGCGTGACCGCGCGGAACTCCGCGACGGTCGCGACGGATTCGTCATTGCGCCACTGACGGCGGTACAGCACATAGCCGTCCGGATGAGTGAGCACGAACAGTGAGGACGCGCCCTCGCGATGGCGCTCCGGATCGGCGAACCAGATATTCCAATTGGCGTCCGGGCGGGCCTGGCCACCGGGGACCACGCGCCGCCAGCGGTCGTAGACCTCACGGATATGGTCCTGCGCCGCTGCCAGTGTGGAGGTCCGCACGCCA encodes the following:
- a CDS encoding DUF2771 domain-containing protein; protein product: MSKPSTRTIVALLAATLLAVGVAYIAVIVVLAHNADKPQPQITAYAHGKSVSVTPYLYCDVHIEDNKLDLRNCDNSQHIAELTVPAGYPLQLSLPKEIADAPWQMVLVYQLPGGQDAQRLATHRDFPQDARAITVPTPTDPRLQLTGIELQLPIPARDENGQEGYVTSARWAIHTAA
- a CDS encoding MFS transporter; translated protein: MSSDHLSGPQSAPTTEFRGPPPPEAAGSRPAPPTARYDTPPPAPSGAAPRARHGTPPPARSGAPRPEPSDPQHDAPSHTGNPETTRPLTHSHDLGAEQEDVSTPGLHKPPKKLTVTRVAVRRSRELTERGFATFQRAAKADGAEESGLTALVYATMANFATDAAVAVALANTLFFASATAESKTKVALYLLITIAPFAVIAPLIGPALDRLQRGRRLALAGSFAVRVLVAILLIFNVNNWALYPLALCMMILSKSFSVLKSAVTPRVLPPGIDLVRTNSRLTVFGLVGGTLGAGGVAGLIASVAHSAGALTFAAILAGAGCYLSLKIPSWVEVTEGEVPATLTYHGDDSHTEVLDPNKAAHVQPSRRRQPLGRAVVTGLWGNGTVRVLTGFLTFYVAFVAKATEHRPVQQAAMLGVVGACAAIGNFAGNATGARMKLGRPTQLVLICTLACVAACAMATFLDSLMGAAIATVVASGASALAKVSLDASIQDDLPAESIASGFGRSETVLQLSWVIGGSMGVLLPTDWWIGFAAVTAVMALGLVQTVVSYRGHSLLPGLGGNRPQHAQQEIPGAHGTAEPTP
- a CDS encoding glutaminyl-peptide cyclotransferase, whose product is MERKRRAPVAAVPLALSTVVCLAAAMSACSSPDDTPQLRVEVVATRAHDTAAFTEGLEADGDTLYESTGLSGQSFVRASKLSDGAELARADLPAPLFGEGITRAGNVLWQITYQDHIAIARDPETLTELRRTGFEGEGWGLCTRQNRILMSNGSSTLTFRDPQTFAPTGTISLTSRTGTRLNELDCAPDGSVYANAWPTDTILHINPETGAVLGVIDASGLLPKGSRTPDTDVLNGITHLPGTDRFLLTGKKWPYTFEVRFVPA
- a CDS encoding DUF3027 domain-containing protein → MSAVGVSESVVRPILAEAVDLARRALLELEPFGVGMHLGVTTEDDSAATHHFEATLPGYRGWQWAVVVAAPPEATRVTVSESALLPGPDALVAPDFLPWDQRIRPGDLGPGDLLAPLQDDPRLVPGYLITGDPVVDEVALELGLGRSRVLSREGREDAADRWFSEFGPDTDMARAAPAACGVCGFFVPLAGALRAGFGVCANAMGADGHVVHRDYGCGAHSDTELPTGAGSPAFEAYDDAAFDIVPESEFRTREQLAAIENASRETESAAENNETSTVDANVELVADAEVELVTDVNDESTLDANGEPVSEVGIEPATAVSIPPGTEAVEEYAAEVSIEPAADPSDTPGGVGTALNDCDAEDDSAGYEGDAADIADAAAADVVADSVSVAGDVNADAVPVESADAADGPFTLFEVADPDAEVDDAWGVSAVRVDSESGAAQPGDAGAPESH
- a CDS encoding sacsin N-terminal ATP-binding-like domain-containing protein, translated to MGDPFDTAALRAGVIAAWQGSPTRLREDAATEADLVRSGYRDRLLTELAQNAADAAAKAGVAGRIAVWLEGRALHVANTGVELDVSGVHALTALRASAKGSADASVGRFGVGFTAVLAVADEIEFRSRSGSVRFSRAGTQALLRTEGIAIPDVEGGFAPPALRLAWPIEERPAAEFDSEVVLTLRADIDTVELLTAMRAEAVDLLLELPALRHIRIGDHEIASAVTELEHGIQEVRVTGPDDEDRRWWQYRTAQARWLLPLRDGRPVVTTPDVLRAPTRSDEELSLPALLIADIAMQPDRRRLLPGARIADLAAGYADFARALPPIDRLVLVPAPAFARSEADSLLREALVAELREHPWLPVLSTSDDAPAVDPVLAADLALASDPAHESDPAHVPGGAAESAFDTARPSGSDDLLDDDLLFGAARNGTGSAVRTAFSIERPSRASVFTGVTTELAALLTEIVGPLVIPELSGRAGSDALAALDVHRLGLARIAELSSSLERAPQWWYSLYDALEPFVLDPLSVEELGALAVPLADGRVVTGPRTVVLDDQLRSPIPVHWARLAHPEAAHELLGRLGARAATPEDLLNDPALQAQLEDDPSDPDTVEAVLGLAAHAVSVPGALPSWLGSLELPDSTGEWQPADELLLPDAPLGRILDAESPLGTVAAETLEQYGPEALRAIGVGWSFTVVTESDPTGPDHHLDDEESWWDRLADDPRELRAVRDLDLVDDDKWPEALQLLLSDENTRPLLGDRDGYTAWWLRRHAHIDGIALGRMRHPDDTTFDGLLPVIPGFGAHDLRVLRAVLADPEVMSAELAEELMDALADPTRIPVPEAISQTHRRLAEGLADGILDVSDLDAPDRVRALTGAVIDAADALVLDQAWFGPALPADRLIVGDIDTAPSLAALLDLPLASQAVTAEVLGDGRRTTWSADPLGVLLRLQFGFSARTGELVIHDELRVRLTGAVDATVAVAWWQDGDVTHIQAPPHIAAPHN